The genome window AGTTTTCGGAGTAAACAATACGCATTGCCGCCTGTGAAGTGAGTGCCGACGTAAGCACTGCGCCGGAAAGAAATAAGAGGTGTTTCATGTGAGAATGGTATTCAGTCGCGAGGGGTTACAGCCTGCAGGACATTTAAACTTCCAGCACTGTATCTATAAAAACGCCCTCGGATCAGTGATACCGATCCGAAGGCGTTTGAAAGAAAAGAACGATTCGTGCTAAGCGCGACGACGACGAAGCATCACGTAAGTCAGACCAGTGAGGCCAGCGAGCAATGCGTAAGTTCCGGGTTCTGGAACGACAGTCAACATACCTGTGAGCTCCGCAAACTCGTAGTCAACACCGTTTTCAGTGATACTCCAGAGTCCACTAGCCTCCGTAAAGCCACCATTCTCACTAGCGACAGCAAAAGTTGAGCGGTAGCTCTCGGTGAGATTATCCACGTCGAGGATAAGCCACTCACTGCCAACGATGGTAGAGGCTGTGCTAAGATCAAGAACGAATGTAGTATGTAGAAAAACAGATCCCGTTCCCAACATAGCGTTGTTGACCCCATTGGCACCGATTTTGAAGGCAAATTCTGAGCCTGCGCCACTGGTCGATCTCAAGGTGCTCCCCGCGTTTATCGTTGTGTTACCAGTATAGGTATTGGCACCATCAAGATATGTGACGCCTGAACCCGTTATGCTAAGATTCTCACTTCCAGTGACTTCAGAGTTAAATCTCAAATCGTCGGCGCCGTTGTGAACGATGTCTAAGTTACTGGTAAGTCTGACTTTACCGAGGTTGTTAAAAATCTTATCCCCAGTAGACGCCGCATCGATCGTCAGAGTGGAATTCCCGGAAGTGGCAGAGAAAGTTAAATTACGAGCGGTAGTGCCATTTCCGGCGATAAGTCCAATAGTGGTTCCCCCAAGATTCGAGCTTCCAAACTCGAGTGAGTTGATGGTAGTATTCCCTCGGATAATCTGATCTAAGTTTGTTGTATTATTGATCACAACATCACCCGTTTCGATATCACTTGGCTTTGCGCTCGCGCCATCCGATGTCCAGTTATCAATATCATTCCAGTCACCGCTGTCGGTGCCTGTCCAGGTGAAAGTCTCAGCGAACGAACTGGTCACAGCCAGTAATGAAATGACTGCCGCAGCAGACAACAGTCGGGGTTCTTTGTTTAAGTGATTCATGGCGTATTTCTGTATATTAAGGGTGGATATTTAATTTTGCCCGAAGATTGAATTAGAATGTGTCTGCTTCAGTCAATCTAGGCATCGAACTAAGATATCTTGCATGGCTGTTACATACTATCATTTTCAAAAAATCTGCATATAGGTATTTTTACCTATATGTGCCGACTCAATCTTGAGAGATACTTAAACGGAATCTATCAAACGAAAAAACCCTCGGATCACTGATCCGAGGGCTTTGAAAATTGAGCTGTCGGGTTAATCAAGCACGACGGCGACGTAGCATGACGAATGTCAGGCCTGTAAGGCCAGCCAGCAGTGCGTAAGTGCTTGGCTCAGGGACGGTAACCGAAAGGTTATCGATATCAGCAGACCCAAAAGCCGTGCCACCTGCGGCGTTGCTTTGGGCAAAAACCAAACCAACAAAATCATCCGTTCCGTTATAGGTAAAGGTGAAAGCTACATCAGTGCCGTTGCCGGTAATATATTGCTCAGAACCAAGCGCACTAATCGTAGCGGTTCCGCTATTGCCTAGCACAGGGTGACCAGAGACCGCTCCATGAAGATCCAAACTCACAGTATTTGAGGCATCTACACCATTCGCAGCGAATGCTTGAAAAAGGAGATCCGTATCAGCGCCAGATACAAAGTTGGCCACATCAAACTCAACAGTAACGAGTCCAGCTTCCCATCCTGTGACTGATGTATCGAGCCAGACACCTGTCCCCCGGAATCTGTTAGCAGTAGAATTATTAAAAGACAGATCTCCACCAGCAATGCCAATGCCATTGTTTGAACCAAACCACTCTTCGACAGCAGTGGTTGTGCCATCGTCAAATACGACGGCTCCGGTGTTTTGAGTATACTCCTCACCAGTGAAATCAGTGCTATAGACGACACCCGCCGCCTGCGAAGTGAGTGTTGAAGCAAGCACTGCGCCTGCGAGAATGAATGTGCTTTTCATATGGGGTAATAGTATCAACGAATGCTTAGCAGTTCACTAAGATCAGGTAATTATATTAGGGGGTTAATATTATTAGTGTGAATGGATCAGTTGCCAGACATAGAAAGGATAGCACTAAAATTGCACTAGTCAATCTGAGGACATACTATCATATTCTAAAAAACGGCATATAGGTATTTTTACCTATACGTTCCGACTCGTTCATGAGATACAATTAAATGGATGAAATACGGCTCCTGATGCGACGACTTCACCCACGACTCATAGCCACTCTGCTGACGGGAGCACTTGCGGCCATCGCTGCCGATGGCAGTCAGGAAGCCGCGCCTGCGGAGCTATCCCTATCGCAACTCGAGCAGAGACTCACGTAATTAGAGCAGGACTACCCCACTCATGCCGACAAACTAAAAGCCCTCGGATCGTGAGATCCGAGGGCTATGCAAAATGAACTGCGACTGATTAAGGGCGTCGGCGACGCAGCATGACGAATGTCAGACCAGTGAGGCCAGCGAGCAGTGCGTAAGTGCCCGGCTCAGGAACGGCAACTGAGAGACCGCTAAAGGTAGTTTGATCAGCATTACCAAGAACGTCGTTTCCAGCAGAACGACCAACACGCCACATGTAGTAGTCATACCCCGTCCCTAAATCCACCGACTCAGCGACGATGGTGCCCGTGGTGTAGGTTTTATTCAACAACGTCGTGGCATCAACACCGATGGTAGTGTCATTCCAGCTATCCCCAGTGGAACCACCTCCCCATGACAGGGCGGGAGATGTCTCGCTAGCATTCCAGCCATAGAGTTCAAGCGTCACAAAATCGCCCGTTCCGAGCGTGTAATTCATGGCGACATCAACCAGTCCTAGCGTCGTTTTCGCATCATTCATTATCTGAAGTGTCCCGCGGCGGTTGATCTGTCCTGCGCCTCCACCATACGTGCCTGCGGTATAGTCTAGCTGAGAGTCCTCACCCCAAACCCACTGATCAATCGCGAGAGCTGACTCACCGTCGGTTTCAATAAAATAATTTGTAGGAAAGGCTACGCTAAGGCTGATAGCCTTATTACCCTGAGCTACAATCTTGGTGGGAGAGGAAAATGCAGTCGTTGTAAGCGCTGCCGAATGAACTGCGCTGATGCCAATGGCAGATGCAGTGATCGCTAGTAATATTTGTTTCATATGGGTAATGAATCAACGAATACTTAGTATTCACTAATAGTGATTGATCCAAATGTAGGTGTTAGGGATTAGTTCTGATGTTTCAAAATTCACATCGAATACGACGAATTGTTACATACTATCATATTTTAAAAAACGGCATATAGGTATTTTTACCTATACGTGCCGACTCGTTCATGAGATATACTTAAGTGGAATGAAATACGGCTTCTGATGCGACGACTCCACATATTACTCATAGCCACTCTGCTGACGGGAGCACTTGCGGCCATCGCGGCCGATGGCAGTCAGGAAGCCGCGCCTGTGGAGCTATCTCTATCGCAACTCGAACAGCGACTGACGGATATCGACGCCGCGCTCAGCAGTTTAGCACCTACAACGATGCGCAGCGGCGTCGGTGCCGTGGGCTATCAGTCCGCCGCTCACATAGAGGCCAACCACACCGAGTGGGTGCAGATCGACTTAGGCGCGGAATTCCCCATCGACCAGATCGTGCTGGTGCCCACCATTGCACGTGACCCCGAAAACGGACTTCAGGCTTCCGGCTTCCCACTCGAATTTCGCATTTTGGCAGGCACCGCTAACACGAATCGTGTGCTTGCATCTTTCACTGTCGAAGATGGCCTACTGCCGCGCATTGCCCCTGTCACGATTCCGGTGGATCATCTCGCGGCCTCATGGATCCGCCTTGAAGCCACCCTTCTTTCGCCTCGTAGTTGGGCAAATCAACGTCATGCGCTGAAGCTCTCCGAAATGATGGTGTTCAGCGGCAAGAGAAACGTGGCCTTGCAGAAACCTGTCGAAGCCTCGTCGAGCTTTCGTTCAAATTCAGGCCGTCACGAGCGGTATCTCGTGGACGGCTTCATCCCCTACCTGATGGATGCCGCGCACGGCGAAAAGAGCGCGGCCCGTAGTTTAGGCATTAACCGAAAAGTAGGCGACCGCTCATTGACGATCGACTTGGGAGCACCCACCATGGTGAATCAGATCAATCTGCACGCCGTCGATCTAAGTCGCACGGTTCCAGAGGCCGCCACGAATGACTATGCCTTCCCCCGAAGGCTTCGTATAACAGGAGCCAACGACCCCGATTTCGCTGAGCAGACGCTCCTTTTCGAATACGAAAGAGCATCCATCTACGATGCGGGACCGATCACGATGCGCAGCTTCCCAGAGACTCGTTGCCGCTATGTGCGTATGACCGTTCTTGAAGATCCAAGCAGCACCGATTTAGAAAATAAAAAAGCACGCATCGGTTTTGCTGAAATCGAAATTTTATCGGACGGGGAGAATAAGGCATTAGGCCAGCCAGTCACCGCCGGCGACGGCCTCCAGGACACGGAGCTCACACTGCAACGAATGACGGATGGGCGCAACTTCTATGGAGACATCCTGCCGACGCGGGATTGGATGAACCAACTCGCTCGCCGGCATGAACTGGAATCGGAGCGTCCGCGCGTGATGGCAGAGCTGACCCACCGATATGAACGACAGAAAACGACGCTAAAGCTAGCGACTTGGATCATTGCCCTCTTACTCGGCGGCGGCATCGTTCTTGTGTTGATCCAACAGATACTGCGCCAACGAGCCGTATTCAAAACCCGCGAACGCATCGCAGCCAATCTGCACGACGAGTTGGGCGCCAACCTACACGCAATCGGGCTCTTGGGGGACACTGTCCAAAAAGTTGTTGAGCAGAAAAATGCCTCCGAAGAGTGGTCGGATCTAATTGAAATCGTCGGCGACATCAGGGAGCTCACAGAAGAAACGGGGGCAACCGCTAGGTTTTGCACCAACATGCTTGAGGCAGACGGCATCTACCAAAACTTGGTCAATGACATGAAACGAATGGCAGACCGCTTACTCGCCGACTTGAATCATGACTTTTCGATCCTCAATGGACATCGGCTGAACAGGTTCCAAGCCAATCGACGCATCGACCTGATGCTGTTCTACAAGGAAAGCCTCACCAACATCATTCGCCACTCGAACGCCACCGCAGTCTCGACCACACTCAGTATCGAAAAAAAGGAAATTTTCCTATCGATCTGCGACAACGGACGCGGCACTCAAGGCCAAGTCCCGCCTTCACTGAAACGCCGGGCTCGCCTACTCGGCGGCAACGTGACGGCCGAAAGCACTGTCGATGGGGGGACATGCATCACCATCCGGTTCTGCCCTCGTAGAAAATTTCTCGCGTGGCGAATCCCGGAGCTTAAAAGTTAAAACCATTCAACTGAATAACCTCACACTCTCGAAACTGATAAACCAGAATTACTATGATAAAACCAATTAACGTTATGCTGGTTGAAGACAGTGCTCCCTATCGAAAAGCGATTGGCCACGCACTCAGAGTCGAGCCCGATGTGGAGCTCGTCAGCGAGTTTGGCACGGCAGAAATCGCTCTGCGCACCCTGCAAGACCTCTCAGGTCAAAGCGAGCCCGACGTCGTCCTGCTTGATTTAAACTTACCCGGTATGTCTGGACTGGAGGCCATTCCCTGGTTTAAGAAATATACACCCAAGACAGAAATCATTGTGCTCACACAGTCAGATAGAGAATCCGATGTGCTGGCCGCAGTCTCAGCGGGTGCCTCGGGTTATCTACTCAAATCAACGACACGTGACAACTTGGCAGACAGCATTCGAACAGTCGCCGGAGGTGGCGCGATACTGGACACCTCGGTCGCGCAATACTTGCTCCACACCATGCGACAGCAGCCTCCTCAACCAAGCACTGAAGAAGGCACACTGACAGAACGCGAGCTGGAGGTGTTGAAACTCATCGCGGACGGCCAATCAAAGAAAATGGTCGCGAACGAACTTGGCATTAGCGCTAAAACCGTAGCGATCCATGCCAGCCATATTTACGAAAAACTCAACGTCCCCAATGCTCCCGCCGCCGTATCAGAGGCCTATAAAACCGGCATTCTGCCTAGTTAGCCTCAGCAGGTGGAGTTGAAACGACCGCAGGCGGAGACCCCCCTCTCAAAAAGAGGATCTAGAGGTTTACCCACCCCTCACCTGCCTCATCGAAATCTAAAGAGTCGCAATCTATCTACAAAAAAGCCCTCGGATCGCGAGATCCGAGGGCTATGTA of Lentimonas sp. CC4 contains these proteins:
- a CDS encoding PEP-CTERM sorting domain-containing protein (PEP-CTERM proteins occur, often in large numbers, in the proteomes of bacteria that also encode an exosortase, a predicted intramembrane cysteine proteinase. The presence of a PEP-CTERM domain at a protein's C-terminus predicts cleavage within the sorting domain, followed by covalent anchoring to some some component of the (usually Gram-negative) cell surface. Many PEP-CTERM proteins exhibit an unusual sequence composition that includes large numbers of potential glycosylation sites. Expression of one such protein has been shown restore the ability of a bacterium to form floc, a type of biofilm.), translating into MNHLNKEPRLLSAAAVISLLAVTSSFAETFTWTGTDSGDWNDIDNWTSDGASAKPSDIETGDVVINNTTNLDQIIRGNTTINSLEFGSSNLGGTTIGLIAGNGTTARNLTFSATSGNSTLTIDAASTGDKIFNNLGKVRLTSNLDIVHNGADDLRFNSEVTGSENLSITGSGVTYLDGANTYTGNTTINAGSTLRSTSGAGSEFAFKIGANGVNNAMLGTGSVFLHTTFVLDLSTASTIVGSEWLILDVDNLTESYRSTFAVASENGGFTEASGLWSITENGVDYEFAELTGMLTVVPEPGTYALLAGLTGLTYVMLRRRRA
- a CDS encoding PEP-CTERM sorting domain-containing protein, with the translated sequence MKSTFILAGAVLASTLTSQAAGVVYSTDFTGEEYTQNTGAVVFDDGTTTAVEEWFGSNNGIGIAGGDLSFNNSTANRFRGTGVWLDTSVTGWEAGLVTVEFDVANFVSGADTDLLFQAFAANGVDASNTVSLDLHGAVSGHPVLGNSGTATISALGSEQYITGNGTDVAFTFTYNGTDDFVGLVFAQSNAAGGTAFGSADIDNLSVTVPEPSTYALLAGLTGLTFVMLRRRRA
- a CDS encoding PEP-CTERM sorting domain-containing protein — translated: MKQILLAITASAIGISAVHSAALTTTAFSSPTKIVAQGNKAISLSVAFPTNYFIETDGESALAIDQWVWGEDSQLDYTAGTYGGGAGQINRRGTLQIMNDAKTTLGLVDVAMNYTLGTGDFVTLELYGWNASETSPALSWGGGSTGDSWNDTTIGVDATTLLNKTYTTGTIVAESVDLGTGYDYYMWRVGRSAGNDVLGNADQTTFSGLSVAVPEPGTYALLAGLTGLTFVMLRRRRP
- a CDS encoding ATP-binding protein; this translates as MRRLHILLIATLLTGALAAIAADGSQEAAPVELSLSQLEQRLTDIDAALSSLAPTTMRSGVGAVGYQSAAHIEANHTEWVQIDLGAEFPIDQIVLVPTIARDPENGLQASGFPLEFRILAGTANTNRVLASFTVEDGLLPRIAPVTIPVDHLAASWIRLEATLLSPRSWANQRHALKLSEMMVFSGKRNVALQKPVEASSSFRSNSGRHERYLVDGFIPYLMDAAHGEKSAARSLGINRKVGDRSLTIDLGAPTMVNQINLHAVDLSRTVPEAATNDYAFPRRLRITGANDPDFAEQTLLFEYERASIYDAGPITMRSFPETRCRYVRMTVLEDPSSTDLENKKARIGFAEIEILSDGENKALGQPVTAGDGLQDTELTLQRMTDGRNFYGDILPTRDWMNQLARRHELESERPRVMAELTHRYERQKTTLKLATWIIALLLGGGIVLVLIQQILRQRAVFKTRERIAANLHDELGANLHAIGLLGDTVQKVVEQKNASEEWSDLIEIVGDIRELTEETGATARFCTNMLEADGIYQNLVNDMKRMADRLLADLNHDFSILNGHRLNRFQANRRIDLMLFYKESLTNIIRHSNATAVSTTLSIEKKEIFLSICDNGRGTQGQVPPSLKRRARLLGGNVTAESTVDGGTCITIRFCPRRKFLAWRIPELKS
- a CDS encoding response regulator transcription factor translates to MIKPINVMLVEDSAPYRKAIGHALRVEPDVELVSEFGTAEIALRTLQDLSGQSEPDVVLLDLNLPGMSGLEAIPWFKKYTPKTEIIVLTQSDRESDVLAAVSAGASGYLLKSTTRDNLADSIRTVAGGGAILDTSVAQYLLHTMRQQPPQPSTEEGTLTERELEVLKLIADGQSKKMVANELGISAKTVAIHASHIYEKLNVPNAPAAVSEAYKTGILPS